In a single window of the Bacillus mycoides genome:
- a CDS encoding L-lactate permease, with protein MAILLALIPIMMIFICLFLFKQTSLRASLISYAVSVGIVLLSPTFQLGISETVHATIKGWLICFIVGYVLFFGIFLFHLMNKMGYIDQVARFLEEVTHDRLLQMLLMCFGICPLIESVSGFGIGFMVAAPIFLSLGYKPFQAVLLSFIGLLASSWGAMATGTIIGSQLINMPLTTLGTNTALLSIPIFAYFIFLSLYVVGGWQAVIEKCKEGVGFFLLFSLGIYLSNAYVSVELAGILSSIVTITFGFLIIKLKGKSEQNFITEHAATAEREVSIIKIISPYIFLTVCILLSRLVPVLHDFLRSYAVLDLKSYSYKLELLYSPGFWLAMTCLFTIIFFRIPSNIIKQSLSQTIKQWIPFAITTTMFIAISELMGASGMHSLLAKTAGETFGTFFVFVAPFIGGIGGFLTGSNAGSNAMFIKLQMQTAQNVAIPWQYVTTLQNTASSVATIACPSRITLGAYLCNIPYRENELLKKTTLMIFGAVLLVVVEVIVWYMLRK; from the coding sequence ATGGCCATATTGTTGGCACTTATCCCAATTATGATGATTTTTATTTGTTTATTTTTGTTTAAACAAACGTCATTAAGGGCTTCATTAATTTCTTATGCCGTTTCTGTCGGAATCGTTTTACTTTCGCCAACGTTCCAATTAGGGATAAGTGAAACTGTGCACGCAACGATTAAAGGTTGGTTAATTTGTTTTATTGTCGGATACGTTTTATTTTTCGGTATTTTTTTATTTCACCTCATGAACAAAATGGGGTACATCGATCAAGTAGCGCGTTTTCTAGAAGAAGTTACGCACGATCGCTTACTACAAATGCTTCTTATGTGCTTTGGCATTTGTCCACTTATTGAATCAGTAAGTGGATTCGGAATTGGTTTTATGGTCGCAGCACCTATTTTTCTTTCGCTCGGTTATAAACCGTTTCAAGCTGTGCTATTATCGTTTATCGGTTTACTTGCAAGTTCATGGGGCGCGATGGCAACGGGTACGATTATCGGTTCTCAGCTTATTAACATGCCGCTCACAACTCTTGGTACAAATACAGCATTATTAAGCATCCCGATTTTCGCATATTTTATCTTCCTTTCTTTATACGTTGTCGGTGGCTGGCAGGCAGTTATAGAAAAGTGTAAGGAAGGAGTAGGATTCTTTCTATTATTTTCTCTCGGAATCTATCTTTCTAACGCATACGTAAGTGTTGAACTTGCAGGGATATTAAGTTCTATCGTTACCATTACATTTGGCTTTCTAATCATTAAATTAAAAGGCAAAAGTGAGCAAAACTTTATAACAGAACATGCGGCGACTGCAGAGAGAGAAGTATCTATTATAAAAATTATTAGCCCTTATATCTTTTTAACAGTTTGTATTTTACTTTCCCGCCTCGTTCCAGTATTACATGATTTTCTTAGGTCATATGCAGTTCTCGATTTAAAATCATATTCTTACAAACTAGAGCTACTATATTCACCAGGATTTTGGCTCGCTATGACTTGTTTATTTACAATTATTTTCTTCCGCATTCCATCAAATATTATTAAACAATCACTCTCACAAACGATAAAACAATGGATTCCTTTCGCTATTACAACGACAATGTTTATCGCAATTTCAGAACTAATGGGTGCATCTGGTATGCATTCATTACTCGCAAAAACAGCTGGTGAAACATTTGGGACATTTTTCGTTTTCGTTGCTCCTTTCATAGGCGGAATTGGCGGCTTTTTAACAGGTAGTAACGCAGGATCAAATGCGATGTTTATAAAGCTACAAATGCAAACAGCGCAAAACGTAGCGATCCCGTGGCAATATGTCACAACACTCCAAAACACCGCATCATCAGTAGCCACAATCGCTTGTCCATCACGGATTACACTAGGCGCGTATTTATGTAATATCCCTTATCGTGAAAATGAACTATTAAAGAAGACGACGTTAATGATTTTTGGTGCGGTGTTGCTTGTAGTGGTGGAGGTTATTGTTTGGTATATGTTGAGAAAATAA
- a CDS encoding DUF4029 domain-containing protein — protein MLRRKLLYLFLTVPLYAWLISMTKIELMALFLGYVFIFSQLNRIQEQSILEVCIFSISIELFSIVSIVLLSELFQWIHSFELIKLGNIVLQVICAYIVFVVLEKMIGQQTVFQDKR, from the coding sequence ATGCTAAGACGTAAACTATTATATCTTTTTTTAACTGTACCATTATACGCTTGGCTCATTAGCATGACGAAAATAGAGTTGATGGCTCTGTTTTTAGGATATGTATTCATCTTTTCCCAATTAAATCGAATACAAGAGCAATCTATTTTAGAAGTATGTATATTTTCGATTAGTATAGAACTATTTAGTATCGTTTCGATTGTATTATTAAGTGAATTATTCCAATGGATCCATTCATTTGAATTAATAAAACTTGGGAATATTGTATTGCAAGTAATATGTGCTTATATTGTGTTTGTTGTACTAGAAAAAATGATTGGACAGCAGACGGTTTTTCAGGATAAAAGATAA
- the trpA gene encoding tryptophan synthase subunit alpha: protein MGVEKIIAAFENGKKAFIPYVMGGDGGLEKLKERIRFLDEAGASIVEIGIPFSDPVADGPTIQRAGKRALDSGVTLKGIFQALIEVRQEVQIPFVLMTYLNPVLAFGKERFIESCLEAGVDGIIVPDLPYEEQDIIAPLLRVANIALIPLVTVTSPIERIEKITSESQGFVYAVTVAGVTGVRQNFKDEIRSYLEKVKAHVHLPVVAGFGISTREQIEEMITICDGVVVGSKVIELLENEKREEICELIHAVKETEEA, encoded by the coding sequence ATGGGAGTAGAAAAAATTATAGCAGCGTTTGAAAATGGCAAGAAAGCATTTATTCCGTATGTAATGGGCGGAGATGGTGGACTTGAAAAGTTAAAAGAAAGAATTCGTTTTCTTGATGAAGCAGGAGCAAGCATCGTTGAAATTGGTATCCCATTTTCAGATCCAGTCGCAGACGGTCCAACTATTCAAAGGGCAGGAAAAAGAGCATTAGATAGCGGTGTAACATTGAAAGGTATTTTTCAAGCATTAATAGAGGTGAGGCAAGAAGTTCAAATTCCATTTGTACTTATGACATATTTAAATCCAGTACTCGCATTCGGAAAGGAACGTTTCATTGAGAGCTGTCTTGAAGCAGGGGTGGACGGTATTATCGTTCCAGACTTACCGTATGAAGAACAAGACATTATTGCACCGCTCCTTCGCGTGGCGAATATCGCTTTAATTCCACTCGTTACCGTAACGAGCCCTATTGAACGAATCGAAAAAATCACGAGTGAATCACAAGGATTCGTCTACGCCGTTACAGTAGCGGGCGTAACGGGAGTACGTCAAAACTTTAAAGATGAGATTCGTAGTTACTTAGAAAAAGTAAAAGCACACGTCCACTTACCAGTAGTCGCAGGATTCGGTATTTCAACACGAGAGCAAATTGAAGAAATGATTACAATATGTGACGGCGTTGTCGTTGGAAGTAAAGTCATTGAGCTGTTAGAAAATGAAAAGCGAGAAGAAATTTGTGAGTTAATACATGCAGTAAAAGAAACAGAAGAGGCTTAA
- the trpB gene encoding tryptophan synthase subunit beta, translated as MNYAYPDEKGHYGIYGGRYVPETLMQSVLELEEAYKEAMQDEAFQKELDHYLQTYVGRETPLYFAENMTKYCGGAKIYLKREDLNHTGAHKINNTIGQALLAVRMGKKKVVAETGAGQHGVATATVCALFGLECVIFMGEEDVRRQKLNVFRMELLGAKVESVAAGSGTLKDAVNEALRYWVSHVHDTHYIMGSVLGPHPFPQIVRDFQSVIGKETKKQYEALEGKLPEAVVACIGGGSNAMGMFYPFVHDEEVALYGVEAAGKGVHTEKHAATLTKGSVGVLHGSMMYLLQNEEGQIQEAHSISAGLDYPGVGPEHSLLKDIGRVSYHSITDEEALEAFQLLTKKEGIIPALESSHAVAYALKLAPQMKKDEGLVICLSGRGDKDVESIKRYMEEV; from the coding sequence ATGAACTACGCATATCCAGATGAAAAAGGTCATTACGGTATATACGGAGGACGATACGTTCCAGAAACGTTAATGCAATCCGTATTAGAATTAGAAGAAGCATATAAAGAAGCGATGCAAGATGAAGCGTTTCAAAAGGAATTAGATCATTATTTACAAACGTATGTTGGAAGAGAAACACCGCTTTATTTCGCTGAAAATATGACGAAGTATTGCGGCGGAGCAAAAATCTATTTGAAACGTGAAGATTTGAACCATACGGGAGCTCATAAAATTAACAATACAATCGGTCAGGCACTTCTTGCGGTAAGAATGGGTAAGAAGAAAGTTGTCGCTGAAACAGGAGCAGGACAACACGGAGTTGCAACAGCTACTGTATGTGCACTTTTCGGTTTAGAATGCGTCATCTTCATGGGAGAAGAAGATGTGAGACGACAAAAATTAAACGTGTTTCGAATGGAATTACTCGGAGCAAAAGTAGAAAGCGTTGCGGCAGGTAGCGGCACGTTGAAAGATGCGGTAAACGAGGCGCTGCGTTACTGGGTTTCACATGTACACGATACGCACTACATTATGGGATCAGTTCTCGGGCCACATCCATTCCCGCAAATTGTTCGTGATTTCCAAAGTGTAATTGGGAAAGAAACGAAAAAGCAATACGAAGCGTTAGAAGGAAAATTACCAGAAGCAGTCGTTGCTTGTATTGGCGGTGGTAGTAATGCAATGGGAATGTTTTATCCGTTCGTACACGATGAAGAAGTTGCTCTTTACGGTGTTGAAGCAGCTGGAAAAGGTGTTCACACAGAAAAGCACGCAGCCACTTTAACGAAAGGAAGTGTCGGTGTTTTACACGGATCGATGATGTACCTTCTGCAAAATGAAGAAGGGCAAATTCAAGAAGCGCACTCTATTTCGGCAGGGCTGGATTACCCAGGTGTTGGGCCAGAACATAGCTTGCTAAAAGATATTGGCCGCGTTTCTTATCATTCCATTACAGATGAAGAAGCGTTAGAAGCATTTCAATTATTAACGAAAAAAGAAGGGATTATCCCGGCATTAGAAAGTTCACATGCTGTTGCATACGCTTTAAAACTAGCGCCGCAAATGAAGAAAGACGAAGGACTTGTCATTTGTTTATCCGGCCGCGGTGATAAAGATGTAGAGAGTATAAAACGTTATATGGAAGAGGTGTAA
- a CDS encoding phosphoribosylanthranilate isomerase, with protein MKVKICGITDVETAKHACEYGADAIGFVFAESKRKITPGLAKEIIGEIPVHVFKVGVFVNESVEVIQKIAEECGLTHVQLHGDEDNHQIRRLNIPSIKAVGVALEKDIECAKKYDTDYLLFDSPKEKFHGGNGKTFSWELLAHMPNELREKTILAGGLNILNIEEAIRTVQPYMIDVSSGVETEGKKDLKKIKQFIKKAKECSK; from the coding sequence ATGAAAGTGAAAATTTGCGGCATCACTGATGTTGAAACAGCAAAACATGCTTGCGAATACGGAGCAGATGCAATTGGATTTGTTTTTGCAGAAAGTAAGCGGAAAATCACCCCAGGGCTAGCGAAAGAAATTATTGGGGAAATTCCAGTCCACGTTTTCAAGGTAGGTGTTTTCGTAAATGAATCAGTAGAAGTGATCCAAAAAATTGCAGAGGAGTGCGGGTTAACGCATGTGCAACTACATGGGGATGAAGACAATCATCAAATTAGGAGATTGAATATTCCGTCTATAAAAGCAGTAGGAGTAGCTTTAGAGAAAGATATTGAATGTGCGAAAAAATACGATACAGATTATCTGTTATTTGATAGCCCGAAAGAAAAGTTCCACGGAGGAAACGGAAAGACATTCTCATGGGAGTTACTCGCACATATGCCAAACGAGTTGCGAGAGAAAACGATATTAGCTGGCGGATTAAACATCCTTAATATAGAAGAAGCAATTCGAACCGTTCAGCCATATATGATCGATGTGAGCAGCGGAGTAGAGACAGAAGGAAAGAAAGATCTAAAGAAAATAAAACAATTTATTAAAAAAGCGAAGGAGTGTTCAAAATGA
- the trpC gene encoding indole-3-glycerol phosphate synthase TrpC, giving the protein MGTILDKIVEQKKVEVAELYETYSPVKEKRKTHSLVKALEQFTVIAEVKRASPSKGDINLHVDVPKQVKTYEECGAGAVSVLTDGQFFKGSFHDLETARAESNIPLLCKDFIIDKIQIDRAYEAGADLILLIVAALSKEKLNELYNYVLEKGLEAIVEVHDEQELEIAIRLNPHVIGINNRNLKTFEVDLSQTEKLGKRLNEENLLWISESGIHSKEDIIRVKRAGAKGVLVGEALMTSSSISNFFEDCKVNI; this is encoded by the coding sequence ATGGGGACGATTTTAGACAAAATTGTAGAGCAAAAGAAAGTAGAAGTTGCGGAGTTATATGAAACATATTCACCAGTGAAAGAAAAAAGGAAAACACACTCACTTGTAAAAGCTTTAGAGCAGTTTACTGTAATAGCAGAGGTAAAGCGAGCGTCTCCATCAAAAGGTGATATTAATTTACACGTTGATGTGCCAAAACAAGTGAAAACATATGAAGAATGCGGTGCTGGAGCAGTTTCGGTTTTAACAGACGGTCAATTTTTTAAAGGGTCGTTTCACGACTTAGAAACGGCAAGAGCAGAAAGTAACATTCCGCTTTTATGTAAAGATTTTATAATCGATAAAATCCAAATTGATAGAGCGTATGAAGCAGGAGCAGATCTTATTTTATTAATTGTTGCAGCATTGTCAAAAGAGAAATTAAACGAGCTTTATAACTACGTGCTAGAAAAAGGATTAGAAGCGATTGTTGAAGTTCATGATGAACAGGAATTAGAAATTGCAATCCGATTAAATCCGCACGTTATCGGTATTAACAACCGTAATTTAAAAACATTTGAAGTAGATTTAAGCCAAACTGAAAAGCTCGGAAAACGACTGAATGAGGAAAACCTACTTTGGATTAGTGAAAGCGGCATTCATTCAAAAGAAGATATTATTCGCGTCAAACGAGCTGGTGCAAAAGGTGTATTAGTTGGAGAAGCACTTATGACATCATCTTCTATAAGTAACTTTTTCGAAGACTGTAAGGTGAACATATGA
- the trpD gene encoding anthranilate phosphoribosyltransferase, with protein MNSYLRKLVEGQHLTEEEMYEAGLLLLSDNILESEVAAFLVLLKAKGETAEEIYGLVRALREKALPFSNHIKGAMDNCGTGGDGAQTFNISTTSAFVLAGAGVKVAKHGNRAVSSKTGSADLLEELGVNISCTPGEIDYLLEIVGIAFLFAPAMHPALRRIMKIRKELNVPTIFNLIGPLTNPVNLETQFVGIYKRDMLLPVAEVLQKLGRKQALVVNGSGFLDEASLQGENHVVVLKDNEIVEMSIDPEKYGFSRVKNEEIRGGNSKENAKITLGVLSGEKSVYRDTVLLNAGLALFANGRAETIEEGITLAAHSIDSGKALAKLNLLIAASHEKLERVN; from the coding sequence ATGAACAGTTATCTTCGAAAATTAGTAGAGGGACAACATTTAACAGAAGAAGAAATGTATGAAGCTGGACTTCTTTTATTAAGTGACAACATATTGGAAAGTGAAGTTGCAGCTTTCTTAGTATTGCTGAAAGCGAAAGGCGAAACAGCAGAAGAAATATACGGTCTCGTTCGTGCTCTTCGCGAAAAGGCATTACCGTTTTCAAATCATATAAAAGGCGCGATGGACAATTGTGGAACGGGTGGTGACGGTGCGCAAACATTCAATATTAGTACAACATCGGCATTTGTACTTGCCGGAGCTGGTGTAAAGGTTGCGAAACATGGAAACCGCGCTGTTTCTAGTAAAACAGGAAGTGCTGATTTATTAGAAGAACTCGGTGTAAACATTAGTTGTACGCCAGGTGAAATTGACTACTTATTAGAAATTGTAGGGATTGCCTTCTTATTCGCACCAGCGATGCATCCAGCATTAAGACGCATTATGAAAATAAGAAAAGAATTAAACGTTCCGACGATCTTTAACTTAATTGGACCGTTGACGAATCCGGTTAATTTAGAAACACAATTTGTCGGTATTTATAAGCGAGATATGTTATTGCCGGTAGCGGAAGTATTGCAGAAACTTGGCAGAAAACAAGCGCTCGTCGTAAACGGAAGTGGCTTTTTAGATGAAGCATCATTACAGGGAGAAAATCATGTCGTCGTTTTAAAAGATAATGAAATAGTAGAAATGAGTATTGATCCAGAAAAGTATGGTTTTTCAAGAGTGAAAAATGAAGAAATTAGAGGTGGGAATTCAAAAGAAAATGCAAAGATTACACTCGGAGTATTAAGCGGAGAAAAGAGTGTCTATCGCGATACTGTTTTATTAAATGCAGGTCTAGCCCTTTTCGCAAATGGAAGAGCAGAAACGATTGAAGAAGGAATTACACTAGCGGCACATAGCATTGACTCTGGAAAAGCATTAGCCAAACTAAACTTATTAATTGCAGCAAGCCATGAAAAATTAGAAAGGGTGAATTAA
- a CDS encoding anthranilate synthase component II → MIVLIDNYDSFTYNLYQLLGEYEKEIVVVRNDQITIEQLEEMKPKGIVLSPGPGKPEDAGICIDVIRHFYKNVPILGICLGHQAIISAFGGEIVRAERIKHGKTSRVKHNGTSIFSYVTQPLTAMRYHSLVAVQNSLPQCFDILATAMDDGEIMAVRHNYYPLFGLQFHPESIATEEGGKLIRAFLAEVKEEERV, encoded by the coding sequence ATGATTGTACTTATCGATAATTATGATTCGTTCACATATAACTTGTATCAACTATTAGGCGAGTACGAGAAAGAAATTGTTGTCGTAAGAAATGATCAAATAACAATTGAACAATTAGAGGAGATGAAGCCGAAAGGAATTGTGCTCTCACCAGGACCTGGGAAACCAGAAGATGCTGGAATTTGTATCGATGTTATTCGTCATTTTTATAAGAACGTTCCCATCTTAGGAATTTGCCTTGGCCATCAAGCAATCATATCCGCATTTGGAGGAGAAATTGTTAGAGCAGAGCGCATTAAACACGGAAAAACATCGCGTGTGAAACATAACGGAACGTCAATCTTTTCGTACGTAACGCAGCCGTTAACAGCAATGCGTTACCATTCACTCGTCGCAGTGCAAAATAGTTTGCCGCAGTGTTTTGACATACTTGCGACAGCGATGGATGACGGAGAAATCATGGCAGTTCGTCACAACTATTATCCGCTCTTCGGATTACAGTTTCACCCAGAATCAATTGCAACAGAAGAAGGTGGAAAGTTAATACGTGCCTTTTTAGCAGAAGTGAAAGAGGAGGAGAGAGTATGA
- the trpE gene encoding anthranilate synthase component I translates to MMTKEEFMKQKEQRKTFLVIAEEEGDSITPISLYRRMKGKKKFLLESSQLHPDKGRYSYLGCNPYGEVKSVGIEVERTMYGQTEKLQGNVLQVLEEVIAPSLVESPFPFCGGAVGYIGYDVIRQYENIGADLHDPLNIPEVHLLLYREFTVYDHLRQKFSFVYVCREDDSASYEEVYERLQVYKEEVLKGEEAEVNEIQSTLSFTSSITEKEFCEMVETAKEHIRAGDIFQVVLSQRLKSECKGDPFALYRKLRIANPSPYMFYIDFQDYVVLGSSPESLLSVREDKVMTNPIAGTRPRGKTEQEDEEIEKELLGNEKERAEHMMLVDLGRNDIGRVSEIGSVMIDKYMKVEKYSHVMHIVSEVYGTLRKRISGFDALAYCLPAGTVSGAPKIRAMEIINTLEHEKRNVYAGAVGYISFSGNLDMALAIRTMVVKDEKAYVQAGAGIVYDSDPVAEYEETLNKARALLEVMK, encoded by the coding sequence ATGATGACAAAAGAGGAATTTATGAAGCAAAAAGAACAAAGAAAAACATTTTTAGTAATCGCTGAAGAAGAAGGAGATAGCATTACGCCAATTTCTTTATATAGACGTATGAAGGGAAAGAAAAAGTTTTTACTAGAAAGCTCACAGCTTCATCCAGATAAAGGGCGCTATTCTTACTTAGGGTGTAATCCATATGGAGAAGTGAAAAGCGTCGGTATAGAAGTAGAACGAACGATGTATGGGCAAACAGAAAAGTTGCAAGGTAACGTATTGCAAGTGTTAGAAGAGGTAATCGCACCATCGCTAGTAGAGAGTCCATTCCCATTTTGCGGAGGAGCAGTTGGTTATATTGGTTATGACGTCATTCGGCAGTATGAAAACATTGGAGCAGATTTACACGATCCATTAAATATTCCAGAAGTACACCTTTTACTATATCGTGAGTTTACCGTTTACGATCATTTACGCCAAAAGTTTTCATTTGTATATGTATGCAGGGAAGACGATTCAGCTTCTTATGAAGAAGTATACGAAAGATTGCAAGTATACAAAGAGGAAGTGCTAAAGGGAGAAGAAGCGGAAGTAAATGAAATACAATCAACATTATCATTCACTTCTTCCATAACGGAAAAAGAGTTTTGCGAAATGGTAGAAACGGCGAAAGAACATATACGAGCCGGGGACATATTCCAAGTCGTATTATCTCAGCGTTTGAAAAGTGAGTGTAAAGGCGATCCATTTGCACTATACCGAAAACTTCGTATTGCAAACCCGTCGCCATATATGTTTTATATCGACTTTCAAGATTACGTTGTACTCGGTTCTTCGCCGGAAAGTTTGTTATCAGTTAGAGAGGATAAAGTGATGACGAACCCAATTGCGGGTACGAGACCGAGAGGGAAAACGGAGCAGGAAGATGAGGAAATCGAAAAAGAACTGTTAGGAAATGAGAAAGAGCGGGCGGAGCATATGATGCTTGTGGACCTAGGGCGAAATGATATTGGCAGAGTAAGTGAAATTGGATCTGTGATGATAGATAAATATATGAAAGTAGAAAAATACTCTCACGTTATGCACATTGTATCTGAAGTTTACGGAACATTGCGAAAACGAATAAGTGGATTTGATGCATTAGCGTATTGTTTACCAGCGGGTACAGTATCAGGTGCTCCGAAAATTAGAGCGATGGAAATTATTAATACGTTAGAGCATGAAAAAAGAAATGTATACGCCGGAGCAGTTGGATATATTTCATTCTCAGGAAATCTTGATATGGCGCTAGCAATTCGAACGATGGTTGTAAAAGACGAGAAAGCGTACGTTCAGGCAGGAGCGGGTATCGTCTACGATTCAGACCCGGTTGCTGAATATGAAGAAACATTAAATAAAGCGAGAGCGCTTTTGGAGGTTATGAAATGA
- the putP gene encoding sodium/proline symporter PutP, with product MSTQMLTLTSISIYMLGMLVIGYFAYKRTSNLTDYMLGGRTLGPAVTALSAGASDMSGWLLMGLPGAMFSVGLSSSWIAIGLTLGAYANWLYVAPRLRTYSEIANNSITIPEFLEHRFHDKSHMLRLVSGLVIMIFFTFYVASGLVSGAVLFENSFGMNYHIGLFIVAGVVVAYTLFGGFLAVSWTDFVQGIIMVVALILVPIVTIMNANGLGPAFDTIRSVDPTRLDIFKGASTLGIVSLFAWGLGYVGQPHIIVRFMAISSVKELKSARRIGMSWMIFSVVGAMFTGLIGIAYYSQQDLTLSNPETIFLELGKILFHPLITGFLLAAILAAIMSTISSQLLVTSSAVTEDLYHTFFKRSASDKELVFVGRMAVLGIALVGCALAFKQNDTILALVGYAWAGFGSSFGPAILLSLYWKRMTKWGALAGMISGAATVIIWTQFKFLTNFLYEMIPGFTISLLAIIIVSLLTQPSKEVEEQFEDFEKQHSHSL from the coding sequence ATGAGTACGCAGATGTTAACTTTAACTTCTATCTCTATTTACATGCTCGGGATGTTAGTAATCGGCTATTTCGCCTACAAACGAACGTCCAACTTAACAGATTATATGCTTGGCGGGCGTACACTAGGCCCCGCAGTAACAGCATTAAGTGCTGGAGCATCTGATATGAGTGGTTGGCTTTTAATGGGATTACCCGGTGCAATGTTTAGCGTTGGATTAAGTAGTAGTTGGATTGCGATCGGCCTAACACTAGGCGCATACGCAAACTGGCTTTATGTCGCTCCTCGCTTACGTACCTACTCTGAAATTGCAAACAACTCTATTACTATTCCAGAATTTTTGGAACACCGTTTCCACGACAAATCTCACATGCTACGCTTAGTATCCGGACTTGTTATTATGATTTTCTTTACTTTTTATGTAGCTTCAGGACTAGTTTCAGGCGCTGTATTATTTGAAAATTCATTTGGTATGAACTATCATATTGGATTATTCATTGTAGCAGGCGTTGTTGTAGCTTACACATTATTTGGTGGTTTCTTAGCTGTAAGTTGGACAGACTTCGTGCAAGGAATCATTATGGTAGTTGCTCTTATTCTTGTTCCTATCGTAACAATTATGAATGCAAACGGACTTGGACCTGCATTTGATACAATTCGATCTGTAGATCCAACACGTTTAGATATTTTTAAAGGTGCCTCCACTTTAGGAATTGTTTCCTTATTCGCATGGGGCCTTGGTTATGTTGGACAACCTCATATTATCGTACGCTTTATGGCAATTTCTTCTGTAAAAGAACTTAAAAGCGCACGAAGAATTGGTATGAGCTGGATGATTTTCTCTGTTGTCGGAGCTATGTTTACTGGTCTTATCGGTATTGCCTACTATTCACAACAAGATTTGACATTATCTAACCCAGAGACAATTTTCCTTGAGCTTGGAAAAATTTTATTCCATCCACTTATTACTGGATTTTTATTAGCAGCGATTTTAGCTGCAATTATGAGTACAATCTCATCTCAGCTTCTCGTTACTTCAAGTGCTGTAACAGAAGACTTATATCATACATTCTTTAAACGTTCTGCTTCTGATAAAGAGCTTGTATTTGTCGGTCGTATGGCTGTTCTTGGTATCGCCTTAGTTGGGTGCGCATTAGCGTTTAAACAAAATGATACGATTTTAGCTCTTGTTGGATACGCTTGGGCTGGATTTGGTTCTTCATTCGGACCAGCTATTTTATTAAGTCTATATTGGAAACGTATGACGAAATGGGGCGCGCTTGCTGGTATGATTTCTGGTGCCGCGACTGTTATTATATGGACTCAATTTAAATTCTTAACAAACTTCTTATATGAAATGATTCCTGGTTTCACAATTAGTTTACTAGCAATCATAATCGTTAGTTTACTAACTCAACCTTCAAAAGAAGTTGAAGAGCAATTTGAGGATTTCGAAAAACAACATAGTCATAGTCTATAA
- a CDS encoding Ig-like domain-containing protein, with protein sequence MLAAFQQQHIRKFSPITNTSASRLNIQPNPPKISIAPSVISVIGVHMEKNKLKIKTGQSTELSASVLPMQATNKELIWTNMNSDVITIYPKGETVTITGQSAGRAVVIVTTAEGKFRDLCVIHVQPYMTNPK encoded by the coding sequence ATGTTAGCAGCTTTCCAGCAACAACACATAAGAAAATTTTCACCTATTACAAATACTTCTGCTTCTCGTTTAAACATTCAACCTAATCCACCCAAAATTTCAATTGCTCCTTCTGTTATTTCAGTTATCGGTGTTCATATGGAAAAAAATAAGTTAAAAATAAAAACTGGGCAAAGTACTGAGTTATCAGCTTCCGTTTTACCAATGCAAGCGACGAATAAAGAACTTATTTGGACCAATATGAATTCTGATGTCATCACAATATATCCAAAAGGTGAAACTGTGACGATTACTGGACAAAGTGCAGGAAGAGCAGTCGTAATTGTTACAACTGCTGAAGGAAAATTTCGTGACCTATGCGTCATTCATGTACAACCTTATATGACAAATCCAAAGTAA
- a CDS encoding PH domain-containing protein: MEFPSKKDVWLYPIFFVVIGACFAPIFVGREYFLLFFTIPLAILFSWSWFSTKYIVKEEIIMITSGPVKKRIFIRDIKRISNTKNPIAAYALSFDRLEIVYGSYETEIISPKNKEQFINLVKSKNPHIEIK; encoded by the coding sequence GTGGAATTTCCATCAAAAAAAGATGTATGGTTATATCCGATTTTTTTCGTTGTCATTGGAGCGTGTTTTGCTCCCATATTTGTAGGGAGAGAATATTTTCTTTTATTTTTTACAATTCCGTTGGCTATACTGTTTAGTTGGAGTTGGTTTTCAACAAAATATATCGTTAAGGAAGAAATAATTATGATTACATCAGGTCCGGTTAAAAAGCGTATATTTATACGAGACATAAAACGAATTTCCAATACAAAAAATCCAATAGCGGCTTATGCGTTATCATTCGATCGATTAGAAATTGTTTACGGATCATATGAAACAGAGATTATTTCTCCTAAAAATAAAGAACAATTTATTAATCTTGTGAAAAGTAAAAATCCGCACATTGAAATAAAGTAA